The proteins below are encoded in one region of Apium graveolens cultivar Ventura chromosome 4, ASM990537v1, whole genome shotgun sequence:
- the LOC141718737 gene encoding uncharacterized protein LOC141718737 has protein sequence MDVEGEKWVTLPRYSDKYRMGVKAFITNAFSEYASGNELKCPCRKCSNRYWYGESVIKEHLICNGVCPQSTEWIYEVSNHKNNDVDDNMDSDIGMGLADELEAMIRNTYENCNNDSEHGVRKGLDDDAKKFYRLVEEGGQPLYPECLKFTRLSFIVRLYQLKCIHGFSESAFSDLLKLIKEVFPNCNVPSSFNAAKGMIKDLGLDYQKIHACPNDCMLFWGENEKLDFCKTCEASRWREVENKDTGSEKNNVSKEHKIPVKVMRYFPLKPRLQRMFLNTELSRLMTWHALARKRDGRLRHPADGLGWKSMDAKYPDFAGEIRNVRLGLASDGFNPYRSMSNSHSTWPVILVNYNLPPWLIMKPEYIILSTLIPGPIQPGNDIDVYMQPLIAELNELWEVGIQTYDARRDSTFQLHASLLWTISDFPGYGVLSGWSTKGHLACPSCHYQTSSTYLKHSRKVVYLNHRKFLPPNHKWRSDKRRFNGEVEMGESPEILTGIEVEHLLSGYENSFGKCKTKQKTCTDCPWKKRSIFFELPYWSTHMVRHNLDVMHIEKNICDKILGTLLNIGGKTKDHVNGRLDLKEMGIRKILHPFNSDDKKHVQIRAACFDMTKEEKELFCSMLMNAKLPHGSVSNISRCVQIKERKISGYKSHDAHYILQYLLQFAVIKTLKPEVAIPLMRLGAFFRHICGKVIELDDVQKLQEEIIEILCQLEMIFPPSFFDIMVHLPIHLCKEVEYGGPVHMRWMYGIERYLCKLKSYVRNRSKPEGCIAEGYLAEECLTFCSRFLSNCDQSKSDNSCETDAGYPIGSRKNKNGKSIYLEDNIWSNAHRYILFNCDNVEVENLKEEHRALIEKEAKIKKYKRERTHTTEFQKWLKEVITMRDDVSVELSSLAKGPHRVAKRFNGYMVNGYRFHTKRRDGRCTTQNSGVFLTALTTSFASAKDQNPIVGDVVYYGAVEDIIEVDYWGALTVVLFKCRWYQRERDCYGLTRVNFNKFCQKDDPFVLATQVHQVYYIKDPTEKDIHFVIKNLPRDQYSEVEEGMSLEDVNDIGYVPRGHNILNDVSWYRDDVPIKKIPVTPDEEEDDREI, from the exons ATGGATGTTGAAGGAGAAAAATGGGTAACACTTCCAAGATATAGTGATAAATATAGGATGGGGGTTAAAGCTTTTATTACAAATGCATTTTCTGAATATGCATCAGGAAATGAGTTGAAATGCCCTTGTAGAAAGTGTAGTAATCGTTATTGGTATGGTGAAAGCGTTATAAAGGAACATCTCATCTGCAATGGTGTTTGTCCACAGTCCACTGAATGGATTTATGAAGTGTCAAACCATAAGAATAATGATGTCGATGATAACATGGACAGTGATATAGGTATGGGTTTAGCAGATGAGTTAGAGGCAATGATACGTAACACATATGAGAATTGTAATAATGATAGTGAACATGGAGTTAGAAAGGGACTTGATGACGATGCAAAAAAATTTTACCGGCTTGTTGAGGAGGGTGGGCAGCCTTTGTATCCTGAGTGTCTTAAGTTCACTCGATTAAGTTTCATAGTTAGGCTCTACCAACTAAAGTGTATTCACGGATTTAGTGAGTCAGCATTTAGCGATTTGCTTAAGTTGATTAAGGAAGTTTTCCCAAATTGCAATGTACCATCCTCTTTTAATGCTGCAAAGGGTATGATTAAAGATCTAGGTCTGGACTACCAAAAAATACATGCTTGTCCAAATGACTGCATGTTATTTTGGGGTGAAAATGAAAAACTGGATTTTTGCAAAACGTGTGAAGCTTCAAGATGGAGAGAAGTTGAAAATAAGGATACTGGTAGTGAAAAAAATAATGTGTCAAAGGAACATAAAATCCCAGTAAAGGTGATGAGATATTTTCCTTTGAAACCAAGGCTGCAAAGAATGTTCTTAAACACTGAATTGTCTAGATTAATGACATGGCATGCTTTAGCACGAAAGAGGGATGGGAGGTTAAGGCATCCAGCTGATGGTCTGGGGTGGAAGTCTATGGATGCCAAGTATCCAGATTTTGCTGGAGAAATTAGAAATGTTAGGTTAGGTTTAGCATCTGATGGATTCAATCCTTATCGTTCAATGAGTAATTCTCACAGTACCTGGCCAGTCATACTTGTTAATTACAACCTTCCCCCCTGGTTAATCATGAAACCAGAATATATAATTCTTTCTACCTTAATTCCAGGCCCCATACAACCTGGAAATGATATCGATGTATATATGCAGCCGTTAATTGCAGAGTTGAATGAATTATGGGAAGTTGGAATACAAACTTACGATGCAAGACGTGATAGTACATTTCAATTACACGCAAGCCTCCTATGGACGATAAGTGATTTTCCTGGATATGGAGTCTTATCAGGTTGGAGCACTAAAGGGCACTTAGCATGTCCTTCATGCCACTATCAGACCTCGTCAACCTATTTGAAACATTCGAGGAAAGTTGTGTATTTGAACCATAGAAAATTTCTGCCTCCTAACCACAAGTGGAGGTCTGATAAGAGGCGATTTAATGGTGAAGTGGAAATGGGAGAAAGTCCTGAAATATTAACGGGAATAGAGGTTGAGCATCTGTTATCTGGTTATGAGAATAGTTTTGGGAAGTGTAAGACGAAACAAAAAACTTGTACTGATTGCCCTTGGAAGAAAAGGTCCATTTTTTTTGAATTACCATATTGGAGTACTCATATGGTTAGACACAACCTTGATGTTATGCATATAGAGAAGAACATTTGTGATAAGATTTTGGGGACTTTGTTAAATATTGGGGGCAAGACAAAAGATCATGTTAATGGTCGTCTTGATTTGAAAGAAATGGGGATTAGAAAGATTCTTCATCCTTTCAATTCTGATGATAAaaaacatgttcaaattagggcaGCTTGTTTTGATATGACAAAAGAAGAAAAGGAATTGTTTTGTTCAATGTTAATGAATGCTAAATTGCCACACGGATCCGTATCAAATATCAGTCGTTGCGTTCAGATCAAGGAGCGTAAGATTTCTGGTTATAAGAGTCATGACGCACATTATATACTCCAATATTTGTTACAATTTGCTGTCATCAAAACTCTAAAACCTGAGGTAGCAATACCTTTAATGAGGCTGGGTGCATTTTTTAGGCATATATGTggaaaagtgattgaattagatgaTGTTCAGAAGTTGCAAGAAGAAATAATTGAAATACTTTGTCAACTTGAAATGATCTTTCCACCGTCTTTTTTTGACATAATGGTTCACTTGCCAATTCACTTGTGTAAGGAAGTTGAATATGGTGGACCAGTACACATGAGGTGGATGTATGGAATTGAAAGATATTTGTGCAAACTGAAATCCTATGTTCGAAATAGGAGTAAACCAGAAGGTTGTATAGCAGAAGGGTACTTGGCAGAAGAATGTTTAACATTTTGTTCCAGATTTTTAAGCAACTGTGATCAAAGCAAAAGTGATAATTCTTGTGAAACAGATGCTGGATATCCTATCGGATCTCGAAAAAATAAAAATGGGAAGTCTATATATTTGGAAGACAATATCTGGAGCAATGCACATCGCTACATATTGTTCAATTGTGATAATGTGGAAGTCGAGAACCTAAAAGA GGAACATCGTGCCTTGATTGAAAAAGAAGCAAAGATAAAGAAGTATAAAAGAGAAAGAACGCACACAACTGAATTTCAGAAGTGGTTAAAAGAGGTAATTACAATGAGAGATGATGTTTCAGTGGAATTATCCTCCTTGGCAAAAGGGCCACATCGAGTAGCCAAGAGGTTTAATGGCTATATGGTTAATGGATATAGATTCCATACGAAGCGCAGGGATGGAAGGTGTACAACCCAAAATAGTGGTGTCTTTCTAACAGCCTTAACCACCAGTTTTGCGAGTGCAAAAGATCAGAATCCAATAGTTGGGGATGTGGTTTACTATGGTGCAGTTGAAGATATTATTGAAGTCGACTATTGGGGAGCGTTAACTGTAGTTCTATTTAAGTGTCGTTGGTACCAAAGGGAGAGGGATTGTTATGGCCTAACAAGAGTCAACTTCAACAAGTTCTGTCAAAAAGATGATCCGTTTGTTCTGGCTACACAAGTACACCAAGTTTATTATATTAAAGATCCTACTGAAAAAGACATACATTTTGTTATCAAGAATTTACCAAGGGATCAGTATAGTGAAGTAGAAGAGGGAATGTCACTTGAAGATGTTAATGACATAGGTTATGTGCCAAGGGGACATAATATCCTTAACGATGTCAGCTGGTATAGAGATGATGTGCCTATAAAAAAAATCCCTGTTACACCAGATGAAGAGGAGGATGATCGTGAAATCTAA